In Pedobacter heparinus DSM 2366, the following are encoded in one genomic region:
- a CDS encoding SRPBCC family protein, with amino-acid sequence MKADPFLIERTFNAPVGKVWEAITDTQKMKQWYFDIEAFKPEPGFKFQFLAGDDKKKYLHICKVTEVEEGKKLTYSWSYDNYQGQSWVCFELFGAGTGTRIKLTHTGLDSFPKDDPAFSKESFAAGWTQIIGINLKKFVEQ; translated from the coding sequence ATGAAAGCTGATCCATTTTTAATAGAACGAACTTTTAATGCTCCGGTAGGCAAAGTATGGGAAGCCATAACAGATACCCAAAAAATGAAACAATGGTATTTTGATATTGAGGCCTTTAAACCCGAACCAGGTTTTAAATTTCAGTTTCTGGCTGGCGACGATAAGAAAAAGTACCTGCATATATGTAAAGTGACAGAAGTAGAGGAAGGCAAAAAATTAACCTATTCCTGGAGCTATGATAATTATCAGGGACAGTCATGGGTTTGCTTTGAATTGTTTGGTGCCGGTACAGGTACGCGCATAAAACTAACCCATACCGGTCTCGACAGCTTCCCTAAAGATGACCCGGCATTTTCAAAGGAAAGCTTTGCCGCCGGCTGGACGCAGATCATTGGCATAAATCTGAAAAAATTTGTAGAACAATAA
- a CDS encoding GntR family transcriptional regulator, translated as MEFRDNKAIYLQIAEYVCEHILLQKWNTDQKLPSVRELAVELEVNPNTVMRTYELLQSKNIISNKRGIGFFVAEDALAHVKNYRKTQFVDDELPIFFRNLYLLNIDFDELQTRYIAFIKETFNP; from the coding sequence ATGGAATTTAGAGACAATAAGGCGATATACCTTCAAATAGCAGAATACGTTTGTGAACACATTTTATTGCAAAAGTGGAATACTGATCAGAAGCTCCCTTCGGTAAGGGAGCTGGCCGTAGAACTCGAGGTGAACCCCAACACGGTAATGCGGACCTATGAATTGCTGCAAAGTAAAAATATCATCAGTAACAAAAGAGGCATTGGTTTTTTTGTGGCGGAGGATGCCCTTGCCCATGTGAAAAACTATCGTAAAACCCAGTTTGTTGATGATGAACTACCCATTTTTTTTAGAAATCTTTATTTGTTGAATATAGATTTTGATGAATTGCAGACACGATATATCGCTTTTATCAAAGAAACTTTTAATCCTTAA
- a CDS encoding ATP-binding cassette domain-containing protein, with amino-acid sequence MIKITDLDFGYNKQQLLFKKLSMQLSAGHIYGLLGKNGAGKSSLLKNMAGLVYALSGKIDVMGFDPAKRQPALLKQVCFIPEEFDLPSVKIDAYVKANAAFYPNFNHSYFKELLAEFDIPVAQKLVNMSYGQKKKLIIAFGLATQAQLIIMDEPTNGLDIPSKAQFRKIMAAALTEDRCIIISTHQVRDLDNLIDTVIMLDESSIALKASVEEITDKLCFKRIKELDETVIYAEPSLSGYNALMPNYHKEESKLDMELLFNAVLAEKTKIKIAFN; translated from the coding sequence ATGATAAAGATTACCGATCTGGATTTTGGATATAACAAACAACAGCTGCTCTTCAAAAAACTAAGCATGCAGCTAAGTGCCGGTCATATTTACGGATTGCTGGGCAAAAATGGTGCAGGCAAATCCAGTTTATTGAAAAATATGGCCGGCCTGGTATATGCCCTGAGCGGAAAAATTGATGTGATGGGTTTTGACCCTGCTAAACGGCAACCGGCTTTGCTGAAGCAGGTCTGTTTTATCCCTGAAGAGTTTGATCTGCCATCGGTAAAGATTGATGCTTATGTAAAAGCGAATGCAGCCTTTTATCCCAATTTTAACCATAGCTATTTTAAAGAACTGCTGGCCGAATTTGACATTCCTGTAGCCCAGAAACTCGTTAATATGAGTTACGGACAAAAGAAAAAGCTGATCATTGCTTTTGGCCTGGCTACACAGGCACAACTGATCATTATGGATGAACCCACCAATGGTCTCGACATCCCCTCTAAAGCGCAGTTTCGTAAAATTATGGCCGCCGCACTTACGGAAGACCGCTGCATTATTATTTCTACGCATCAGGTTAGGGATCTGGACAACCTGATCGATACAGTGATCATGCTTGATGAAAGCAGTATTGCTTTAAAGGCATCGGTAGAAGAAATTACTGATAAACTTTGTTTTAAACGGATCAAAGAACTGGATGAAACGGTGATCTATGCCGAACCTTCGCTTTCGGGGTACAATGCCCTGATGCCAAATTACCATAAAGAAGAGAGTAAGCTGGATATGGAGCTCCTTTTTAATGCAGTACTGGCAGAGAAAACTAAAATAAAAATAGCTTTTAACTAA